The stretch of DNA CCATGAACTTACCTCATGACCATGCATAGTAGGAATTTTTTTGGTTAGTAGATCATTGCCTAGAATTAATAAGCCTTTTATGAATTTGACATGACACGCTTCTAAATAATGAGTAATTTCCTCTATCGTTTCCCCTTTACTTCTTTCATGCCCAGGATAGGTCCACCCCTTTTGCTCCAATATACTTAAAAACATTAGCTGAGAAGAACCTAAATGTCTGAGTAAATCTCCCGTTGAAAATTTATTTTCTGCTGGTTTCCATTCTAAAGTAAAACTTGGAGTAGCTTTCACATATTGCATGGTACGCTTTCGAACACTTTCCAAATACTCTACATATTCATTAATGTTGTGAATCATAATTCATCACCCCCATTATTTAATTTTTTCTTTTCAAAAAAGGTAAGAGATAGCTGTTCATTTACTCTGACTTCATCAACTTTGTGAAATCCGTTCTTTATATAAAGACTAACGGCTGGAGCATTTTTAAAGCCAGTTGACACTTTTATTATTTCAATCTCTTCCTTACATTCAATGTTAAATTCAACGAAATCCAAAAGTCTTTGGGCAATTCCATTTCGAAAATGATCTGGATGTACGATTAACCGATGTATATCGATTTCACCCATTTCTACTTTTATTGATATGGCTCCACATAGCTCTTCGTCAATATAATAACCAAAGAAAGTTTCTCCACATTGTTGCAATGTATCAACTGTATCTTTCAATGGGGGGATGTCAGAAAAGCCAATTATTTCTGCTTCTACCATATAAGAAGG from Cytobacillus dafuensis encodes:
- a CDS encoding DinB family protein; its protein translation is MIHNINEYVEYLESVRKRTMQYVKATPSFTLEWKPAENKFSTGDLLRHLGSSQLMFLSILEQKGWTYPGHERSKGETIEEITHYLEACHVKFIKGLLILGNDLLTKKIPTMHGHEVSSWRIMMAFIEHEIHHRGQLSSYLQNNNVEPPQIFGLKIEQVKRL
- a CDS encoding GNAT family N-acetyltransferase translates to MSLIKEIDIRNRELAEEVLKVQIPSYMVEAEIIGFSDIPPLKDTVDTLQQCGETFFGYYIDEELCGAISIKVEMGEIDIHRLIVHPDHFRNGIAQRLLDFVEFNIECKEEIEIIKVSTGFKNAPAVSLYIKNGFHKVDEVRVNEQLSLTFFEKKKLNNGGDEL